GCAGGCCCCTACCTCCAGCATGCAGCGGGTGCGCTCCTGTTGGAAGCGCTGCAGGAAGGGCCCTACCAGGTGGTACACGTACAACAGCTGGAACTCCGTCTTAACGATGGCTTCAGCACCTCCGACAGGaacctgggagaggggagacggaCGGGAGGAGGGACTCACCACCTGACACAGACAGCAGGCCAGGAGGCACGCGCCTAACTCAGCTCGGCTGTGACGTAGACCTCCACAGTGCCAGCACATCGACTCACGTTACACAACATTCGGAACGGCTGACTCTGCGTACGCGCAATTCCAAAACAAGGCTGCCTAATGACGCGTGCCCTGCTTTTCACTGCTGGATACAGTGCTGAAGGCAATTCAGGTGAAGTGCCCTGTTTAAAACGACATCAGCAGTAACCTACTTGGGAAGTTAAACTTGCAAAACTCCGACACCAACACAAACGTATATTCTATTATGATATCCAGGAGACTTCATTCAAATGTATGCTAACATAGCATATTGAAAAATATGAGAAAGTACAGTCCCTTTATAGGTTAAACAAGCTTGTAAATGCGCTTGGCTAGCTTGTGAAACAGTAAACGGCTCTCTGGTTAGATCCTGGGCTGAGGATGCCAAGGGCCAGCTCAATGTAGCGCTTAAACCGGCTAATACTCTCGCGTTCTCACAATTCAAACAAGGTCAAAAAGTAGGGCTGCTCAAAACACAAACCCAGCTCTACGGTGCTTACAGCAATTTAAGTTAAGTGCCCTGCTTAAACCTACATCAGCAGCAGCCTACTTAAGAATCAGGCTTACGCAGCTGGAGGCTACAGGGCCAGTCTCTGCACTGCAGCACACTGTCTGCGATGGAAAAGCCAATCCCCCGGGAGCGTAGCCTGCATTTGACGCAGCGAAGCGGACCGTCGCATCACGCGGTAGAACAGGCGTTCACAGGCCGAGGCGACAGGCTCCATCCAGTCTGGTCACCGCAAAAAAAGTCAgagtttcttttctctctcttaagTGGAAAATATTACCTTGTTTCAGGTGACTTTTTGCGCGACAAGTGCAATTTTCTAACCGCGTTGGCAAATTTTGAACTGAGTTAATCTTTCTCACCTCATTAGCAATCTTTTGGTCTTTAGCAAAAATACTATCAAAACATAAGACTAaaatactttttctaaaatgtttGGCTTTGGCAGTGCGGGCTGGATGTCACGTGGCAAACAAATCCGTTGCCCTAACTGACAGAGGGTGGGATGCCCGACACTGTCAGAACCTGATGTAACCGCAACACCCTGGTAACACAGGTCTGCGTTTTTCCTGGGTGTAAACAAAATGGCCTCCTTCAAAAACCTGACACCTCCCACACATAGAGGGGACCAAGTGCTGTCTCTACCTTTAAGTGTGACAggtaaaaacacacatacagcaatATTATTACACTGGTACATTAAAGTGGACTTGACGTTAATATGAAGGGGTATGCGAGAAGGTATTAGTAAATTAGGAAGACATTATTTGATATTGGCAATTTCATAATAGAAACAGAGCCTCCACAAGATGTCAAGTAAACTAAATAATACTATGTGAAACGTAGGCACGTGGGCCTAGCTTTTGTTTGGAAGATGCACAGTACTGTGCAGAATACCATGCACTTACTCCCGATGAGCTGCAATTATGCAATTACAGGCTGCCTGTTCAGTCCTCTTTCTAGTGAAGTCTGACATAAAAACCTCCTCTCCTTAGTCAGGGAGATAAATCACCGCAAGCACTAGAACACGTTTAAATGTGCGCTTCATAAAAATCTCAGCAACACTCGACTGACTGACTGCAAGTGTACATTAAACGATTAATCGCTGCGCTAATTAACACCGGTTTGAACCCTGCTTCCACAAGCCTGAGTGCAGCGCAGTGATAGCGGCCCCTATAAATCGCAGAGATCTCCGGAGAAGGGACTGATCTCCGTGTGAGGCCAGGAATGTGTGTCTCAGAGCCTGCCAGCTCGTAGGCTCCCAGCTGGCTCTATCACTTAAATCTTGTTTTTACGAATGCTTTTAAAAAGTTCTATAAAGTCAGTGTTCTAGAAGTCCATTGCTTTCAATTACCAGTAATGATCGTTACATCAGCAATAGCATGTTAATTTAAGAACATTGTAATCACATAGtgaggtccataagtatttggacagtgCCATTCTTTAAAAttatgtcaatgtccaaatacttacgGACCTCAGTATGTTTGTGACACTAAaagcagtggtcttcaaccctggtccacaGGGTCTGCTGGTTTTCATTGTTACTCTAAACTTAATTAGTCAAGTAGAGTAGTTGAGTACTGAGTTAATTTATGTGCTGATTTTAAGGTGAACAAACACCAGCACACCCAGTAGCTCTCCAGGACCAGCGTTGGAGACCACTGCCTTAAAGGGTTAAGACAGAGCCGTAAGCTCAACTCCGGGAGTGGTAAGGCGGGCGTTAGCACGTTAGCGTACTTGGGGATGAGGGAGAGCTGTCCGATGCTGGAGTGGTGCCACACGGCGTGGGCCAGGGCCAGGACGTAGCTGCAGTACATCTCTGAGTAGGACTGGTGGCAGGCGGTGAAGTCGAAAAGCTGGAAGGGGTAGCCCACCCACTCCGTCTCCGAGGTCAGGGCGGGGCTGTTGATGACGCTCACAATGCGGTCGTGCAGGACCACCCAGTACGGCTCCTGGAAGGgcacggacagacagacggaccgATCGGGAACGGCTTGTTGGGCGTGTCTTTCCAGAAAGTTCTCGCTGAGAACAGTCTGGAAGACAGCTGCACCACCAAACTATATAAAAATCGGTGAGCTGCCAAGAAGAAAATTAATATAAAACTTAATTGGCTTGTGGGAAGCTAGCTTATAACACTAAATCTTTCTTACTTGAAtggatttattttttaaaaAGGATTCATATTATTACAGTCTAACTGACAACACGCCAATATTCAGTAACAGCCTAACACAGAGGTCATTATCCTGTCCTTGGCATGGCAGGGatgtcttttttgttttttcttaaCAGGGACAGTAAATCACTTTTCCATTAGCAGCGAGCAAGATGTGGCGGACAGAGGCCCGGTGAGCCAGCCTGTGTTTACGAGGAGGACGTGGAGACGTACGGGCAGGGCGGTGATCACCAGTCCGATGGCGTTCATCCAGGCTGTTATGTTCTCTCGAGGCACCAGGGGTTGGCTGTCGAGACATGGGCAGATGCAGGGACAGGGAAATTAGCATTGACATGTCACACCACGGAAAAGACGCATATTAACATATGCCTACTTGCACACCGCGAGCATTTCAATTACGGACAGATAATAATTTGCGGTCTAATCTGAATCCTGCAATGGCAAGAGCTTTCTCTAAGACGCTGCATCAGACCTAACTAAATTATCCACTAGTAATGCTAAGGTAATTCCAGTGTCTGAACCTCAAAGCTTACCGCTCCGTTAGTCATGGGCAATGCTAATTTCCCCACCTGACACGCTAACCTGCACAGAATGACTCAGCGTGATTCTATATCGGTCTCTGACAGCCTGTAATCTCTCTTATTTGGAGCCGTAGTTTCTGCAGGAGCAGTGTGAGGAATGTTAACGagcacagggagacaggaccATGTCTTCGGATTGGCAGCCTCGGAGGCCCTCACCTTTTGAGGACCACGCTGAGGAGGGCGTTCCCCACCTCCTTCCCTGGGACGGCCAGGGCCATCAGCTCCACACAAGTCACGTGCAGGGCGTGGGCGGCCGGGTTGGGGAACTCGTTGAAGCGCCAGTCGCAGTTGGGGAAGGGTCCGGGGGACTTGCCTGCCATGGGTGTCGGGAGTCAAGGAAGTGCGACCATTTTCTTTAGTTTTTTGTAGTGTTTTTGAAATCAAAGGCCAAGTTCAGTACAAGTGTAAGAAAAAATAATTATGATTAATGAACTATTTTGATAACAGAATAATATAACTATTACCTACAGTACATTGTATATTCTGAAACGGTGGTCCTCACTCCTGGTCCTTGAGAGCCACAGGGTGTGCTAGTTTTTGTTTTCACCTTAATATCAGCAACCAACTCAGACCCAAGAAACCAGGTGAAGTGAGTAACTGCTTTAATTGATAAATTAAGTGCTAAGTAACACCAATAGCCAGAACACACTGTGGTTCTCTCCGGGACCAAGATGGAAGTAGACTATTTAAAAATCAAGGCTACAGATggttattacattacattacattattgacatttggcagacgctcttatccagagcaacgtacagttgattagactaagcaggagacaatcctcccctggagcaatgcagggttaagggccttgctcaagggcccaaTGGCTGTGTGGACCTTGCGTGTCCCTGTCATTTACCTTAACCACCAGGCTACAGGCCGCCCCAGACCGCTACAGGTTATGCGAGTAAGAACTGCAATTTCAAAGTTGTTAACATGAACATTTTCGTGTGGAGATATATTTCTCTGACTTCATGAATACAAAACAgactcaataaaaaaaacataagaCTGAGACTCAATACAACTACAACATAAATTTGAATGGCACATTCAAGGACACATTCAATTTTTCAAGCCCTATCATAGGCGAATGAGCTTGCCGTTGCTGGAAGACTTTTAAAAAGATGATAAACAGCCTTCTTGCGCCTGGCCCTTGAGAGTAAAGGCAGTGAGGATATTGTCGACGAGGCGGCCGATGAGCTTGCAGTAGTACGTGTCGTCGGGGATCCAGGGGTTGTCTTCGCGCGGGTTCATGCCGCACTTGAGGTAGGTCTCGCTCAGGCACCAGCCCGGGGTGCGGTTGTCCTTCAGGGAGCTCATGATGGCGTGGACCAGCTTGCGCTTCAGGTTGGTGCGGTCTCGCAGGTGCATCTCGTAGTAGTGGAGCGTGTTGTACAGGTACGTCACCGGCCGATCTGGAGTCAAACCGCCAAACCAAAATAACAACAAGGACACAAAGCAGTCAAATCCTATCCAAACAAAACAACGGTACCAATACTTCAACTCGACAGAATGACATTTCACTTGACATTTTCAGACAACTATTCAATCCAGGCCATCTAGAAATTTCCACTGTCAAATCGGTATGGTTTGAACAGTAGCACAAGCCTTGTCAATGCAGCATTCAAACCACCTACTAGTGCAAATTTTGACCAGAGGGGGCGTAGCTGAGCAGCGAGCCAGGGAAAAGCCTTCAGATTAAGACTACCTGCCCAGTAAAGCTATGGCCAATAATCCTTCTTCCCACAGGACTCTGATCTTGTATCAAAGTTGGCTATACAACCAATGAGCCTCCATACTACAAGTAATACCTCAGATACAATTCTCACAGTTGCATACTGACCGGTCAACCCCAGAAGTAGCATACGCAATTACAATTCACATATCATGGCCTTCATTATCACTGGCTGACAAAGTCACAAGTCACACTGCCCTTTGATAAAAATCAATGGCTCTAAATATGGTCATTTAGACAAAGAGGCATGTCTTCTTTCATTTGCTGTAGGATAACAGGCGGATCAGTGAACAGCTTTCCAAACAAAGACGTGCCCTAGAAAAGGGGGACATATTATTCGGAAAGCTGCAAAATAAGCCTAATTAATGTTCCACTGAGATGCTAAATTACACTGGTATGATTGCTGGTTTATCTAAACAAAGATTTGTACCTACAAGATGATAGTAGACCATTTCAAAATCAAGGCTACAATCATACAAGCAAGAAGTCCAATTTCAAACTTGTTAACATTTCAAAGGTCTTAATTATTTACATTCTCGGAGATCCTGCTCTACTTGAATTGAATGCTACTTATTGTATCTATAGTTTCTCCTGGCAGTCACAAGATGAAAGCCATACACAGAGCTTTGTCACAGACCCGATCATGTGCCTTGTTTGATGGCTGGTTGGGCCAAAAAAACTAATGGGATCTGCAGACTTACATACATGTTAAGAGATTCTAAACCATTAGCTAAAGTTTTAAGTCTGCATCAAACAGTTATTTTTATCAACTGTATCTCTCTACTACTATGTAGTCACTGTGTCAATGTATTTAACAAGGTACTTATTTCTTcttcttgtgtgagtgtgtgagtgaatggtgtgtgccttgcgatggactggcgacctgtccagggtgtattcctgcctttcgcccaatgtatgctgggataggctccagccccccccgcgaccctgttcaggataagcgggttaagataatggatggatggataataataataataagagcaGAAATGTGTTTAATGCTGTTAAATAAGCCATCGGAGATTGCTTTCAGTCCTGAATTTGCATGTGGATTGATTTTACACAGCTTGATTTCCCAAGTCACAGGACTATCTGAAGAAGTCTTATCTGCAGCTGTGCAGCACTCAAGTTTTCTGCCAGAATTATGGGGACCGACAAAATCCAAAAGGTTTCGGGAATTATCCGCCGGAGTCTGCGACGTTCCCGCACTGTGTGTTTACCACAGTGCATTGGAACAATGGTACCGTGAATGGAAAGCAATCGTGCATGTTGGAGATGTCCAAAAAGGCCTGAAAATGCCAACCTCGATTAAACaatattttacaacaataataaaaagtgATGGATAATTAGACTGGAGGAATATGAAAGGACTCGGCTCATGAAGTCACAAAGGGCAGTGCTCTTGGGCCGACCCCGCCAGCGCACAGGATCATGGAAGTTTCGGAGAGCGCCGACTCACCATGGAACTTGTAGAGGCCTCCCAGGTGGTCGAGCAGCGTCTCCAGGGACTTGGAGACGGGCAGGAGCTCCAGGAAGCGGTGGATGACGATGTCGAAGACGGGGAGGAAGCGCAGGCACACGTTGCCGAAGTAGATGGGCAGGTACTGTGACTGCAGCTGCAGCGGCGGGTTCACCTGCTCCGCCAGGCCCTCGAAGTACAGCTTCTCTGGGTATTTCTGGAGAAAGCAGAGCATGTTTACACTCAAAGTACAGCTTCTCCGGGTATTTCTGGAGAAAGCAGAGCATGTTTACACTCGAAGTACAGCTTCTCCGGGTATTTCTGGAGAAAGCAGAGCATGTTTACACTCGAAGTACAGCTTCTCCGGGTATTTCTGGAGAAAGCAGAGCATGTTTACACTCGAAGTACAGCTTCTCTGGGTATTTCTGGAGAAAGCAGAGCATGTTTACACTCGAAGTACAGCTTCTCCGGGTATTTCTGGAGAAAGCAGAGCATGTTTACACTCGAAGTACAGCTTCTCCGGGTATTTCTGGAGAAAGCAGAGCATGTTTACACTCGAAGTACAGCTTCTCCGTGTATTTCTACAGAAAGCAGGGCGTGTTTACACTCGAAGTACAGCTTCTCCGGGTATTTCTGGAGAAAGCAGAGCGTGTTTACCCTCGAAGTACAGCTTCTCCGGGTATTTCTACAGAAAGCAGAGCGTGTTTACCCTCGAAGTACAGCTTCTAGTATTTCTGGAGAaagcagtgtgtgtttacactcaAAGTACAGTGTTTCCCAGTATTTCTGGAGAAAGCAGAGAGTGTTTACACTCGAAGTACAGCTTCACCGGGTCTGAAAAAAACAGGCTGCGTTTTCACTGAAAAGTACAGCTTCTCTGGGTACTGGGAACTGGCTTACAGCCTGATGAACGCCAACATTTTTGCTTATAGCAGAGAATTTACTTAGCATTGGCGGTGCATGTACTCCCAGGATACTTCAATTCTCTATTAAATTCTAAAATAAGCATCAACTGTGAAACATAAGGTTCGCTGCTCCTATTTTGGGTGACCTTTAAATATTTTCAAATGTCAGACTGTTCAATAGGTCAACAGCAGGAGGTACAGGGTCTCAGGAACAAGGTGAGGGTTTGGTCACTTGGTCCTGTTGACATTCATTAACAGCAGTTCTTTCTAACCCTGGTCCTGCAGCACTCCAAAGTTGCAGCTTTCTGCTTCAACGTTCAAACCAGGAAGCAATTGACCTCCAATGCATAGCAACTGTTACTAACTGCCATTCACTTCTTCAAGCTcaagcatgcaaacacactgcAATCATTATGTACACAAAAAAATCTAACAATGAAGTGGAATTGCATTTCAATTTCTGTTATAAAACATCAGAATATGGGAAATCTAAATTAATACAGTTCAGTAGCACTGTCACCATTGATAAAGTAGCCTCAAATATGAACATTTTGAGACTATAATACAGCACAAGGCAAGAAAAGCCTTTTACGATTTTACGTCGTTTCCAGCTGCAAGTTGCTCTTTGAGATGAAAGTTTGACAGACTTATCAACAGTAACTAAGGATGGCAGGACTTGATGTAGGGCCAATTTCGCCCCTATAAACCAAGTTTGAGTAATCAAGTGTTCAAACTGAATTAAGCACTGAGCAACAACAGAACCAGCATATCCTGCAGCTGGACACCCACTTACAGTCATACACAGACCTTTCTGAGCAGGTCCAGAGAGCCTCAGGAAAgggctgttagtgtgtgtgtgtgtgtgtgtgtgtgtgtgtgtgtgtgagagcatctgtgagagggtgtgtgcatgcgcgagagattgtgcatgtgtgagtgtgtgtgtgtgtgtgtgtgggtgtgtgtgtatttcagagagagtgagagagaatgagatggAGTGATAAAGAAAGATAGAGTGAGACTGGAAGATAAAGTGGGTTAATAcatgagaaagacagaaacagagatcgacagaaacagagatcgacagagatagagagagatagagatatagagatagatatacacatatatatgtatatatatacagagagagatatagataaAGATATAGAGATtgcaatagagagagacagagacagagagtggagagaggagagagccagacagacgggcagggcTGACCTTGTGGTAGGTCATGTGCTTGGTGTGCCAGTCGCTCTGCAGCCAGTGTTCGGGGGCGTTCTCCTTGACGAAGTCACTGACGCGGTTGCGGAAGTCGTTGGGCttgagcagcagcagctggatgATGAAGTAGCACACCTGCGCCTCGTTCCCCTCGTGACTCCTCAtggcctggggggtgggggtgaaaggggggggggggggttaaacaaTGCTCCGGCCACCTGAGCCAAAACCTCTAAGGAAGGACAGAACTACAGAATCAGACTTCAATTCAGCAGGAGATATGATAAGTGATACAGCGCCATCTCTGAGCCCAGAACCCCTGAGAGAACAAACGTCTCACCCACACAAGTCCAACCATTTGAAATACATGGGTTTGCAAATGTTTTTGCTAAATTCTCGCCCACTATTCTAGACCATTGCTTTCAATTAGCATTTGACTGTTCAGTTAAGAACACATGTGACCTGGCTTACCTCTTGAAGGGTAAAATATTAATTACTAGTGAAGTGCAGTGTTAAATTTAACTGTCGAGAATGTCAATGAAAGCAATATAGAACACACTttgtcatatatatatatatatatatatatatatatatatatatatatatatatatatattatgtatcTTGTAACCTACCTCAGTCGCTGTCTGGAAGTGGCTTATGGAAAGAATGGTGTGAAAGAGACGATTTGATGGATTTAGGACAGAGTGGAAACCAGCTGGTTAAGGGCTACAGATGCCAGGCTTACCAAGCACAGGATGAGCCGGTCGAGCGTGACGATGTTGTACTTCCACACCATGTCGTTGAGGATCTCGATGCACTTGTTGAGCTGCTGGCCTCCGGCCGAGGTGGAGAACTCGTACACCAGGAAGTCTGCGAAAGTCCTGACGTGGGCCACCAGCGCCCGCGCCCCAATCCGCTCCAGCACCCTGGGGAGGGGGACCAACCAGGACGGAGGTCACATTACGACGGTCCAATCAGGCGGCGGAAGAGTGCACCGCCCCGCCCTCGCCCTGTCGACTGTCCGGGCGCGCGCAAAGTTTATCGCCCATTGACCCTCGCATACGTCCTTAGAGAAAGGCTGAGAGCTCTATCGGCCAAAAATATCCACCCCATGACTGTAGGAGTGACTCAGTGAGTATTGATTCTGCTCACGGCAACCCACTCGCCAAAGGACAAGGCTTCTGAATGCCCATGAGCCTGGCCCTGTGATAGATGCAGTCGACAAGAGCGGACacggtgacaaaatcgtcataAAATCTCCAGGTTCAGCCTCCGTGGGGGAACGTTTGCCAGAGTTTCAAAAGGACACCATTGGAGTCCCTTTTAGGTTTCTTTTTGCCAAAATACCTCTGCTGGTCTTTACAATATAACAATTGAATGCAATTTACTGACTATTATTGAGTAAAATACtaaaatggctaaatattaAATGCAATTGTCTACAATGGCTCCCTATTCAGAATATTGGCAGACGCAGGTTTGCTTTCCCCCTCTTAAGGCTCCATCTACATGACTATGACACATTGCTGACTGGACTCTGGTTTACACAGGCACGTCCATTTCCATAAATATGTCCAGTCCTCAAAACCACCACAACCCCCCTCCACGCCCAAATGCTGTTATTTCCCTGGCACCGTCTAGTCCTGGGTACTTCCTTCCCCCCATTGTTCACCCCGCCAGGGTCCCCAAAATGCCACCAGCAGCCTGCCATGAACCGGCACAAAGACACATTGGCCCACGGACGCTGCCAGCTTCCCAGAGCCCGTTAGCTCATTCCCCCATTCACCTCGTTTGGAATGTGCCGATTACCCAAGCATCACTAGGGCCCGGTCCGCCCCCATGCACCACAGTCAGAAGCTGAGCAAGTCGGAGACACGTAACATAACATACAACAAAACAGAATACCAAGAACAATGCTAGCCTTTTCCTCCAACTAAAGTGCAATTAATGCTTAGTTTACATCGAAGCTAGGTAGTGTCTAGCACTGTATCAAAGCCTGGTCTTGAAAAACCCCAGAGTTTCTGCCTCTACTACATGACTTGGCAAGCTATTGGTGCAGAACTTGTCCATGAGTGTATGCGTGTTCGCATTCTCTCCCTGGGCGCTATTGTGGGTTCAGGTGACAGCATTCCCGTTGCAACCAAACACGGGCTGACAGCTCCAGATCCCACGCGCAGTACCGCCTGCACGAGCCAGTCGTGTTCCACCAGACTGAGTCTCACTTGGAGACCCAGCGCTGCATCAGTAGCTTCCGGAAGAACGCAAAATGTCACTTCTTAAAAGCTTACTCGGAAAATAAGATGCTGTGAAATTATGGGGGGGTTTTTTTGTCAGCGGTACATGACACTATAAATGCTTTGCGTTTAACTTTATTCCTGAGCTCCCAAAACCGTCTGCTGTGACAACCGCTACGAAAAAAAACACCATTCTCcgtggcagggagggaggcagggagagagagagaaaaagtgagcaagaaagagacagagagagcaatgaagagagacagggagagcgagaaagagagcag
The genomic region above belongs to Osmerus eperlanus unplaced genomic scaffold, fOsmEpe2.1 SCAFFOLD_568, whole genome shotgun sequence and contains:
- the LOC134015785 gene encoding LOW QUALITY PROTEIN: mediator of RNA polymerase II transcription subunit 23-like (The sequence of the model RefSeq protein was modified relative to this genomic sequence to represent the inferred CDS: inserted 1 base in 1 codon) — encoded protein: LIHSIATRVIKLAHAKTSLALAPALVETYSRLLVYMEIESLGIKGFISQLLPNVFKSHAWGILHTLLEMFSYRMHHIQPHYRVQLLSHLHSLAAVPQTNQNQLHLCVESTALRLITALGSSEVQPQFTRFLNDPKTVLSAESEELNRALILTLARATHVTDFFTGSDSIQGTWCKDILQTIMSFTPHNWASHTLSCFPAPLQAFFKQNNVPQESRFNLKKNVEEEYRKWKSMTNENDIITHFSMQGSPPLFLCLLWKMLLETDHINQIGFRVLERIGARALVAHVRTFADFLVYEFSTSAGGQQLNKCIEILNDMVWKYNIVTLDRLILCLAMRSHEGNEAQVCYFIIQLLLLKPNDFRNRVSDFVKENAPEHWLQSDWHTKHMTYHKKYPEKLYFEGLAEQVNPPLQLQSQYLPIYFGNVCLRFLPVFDIVIHRFLELLPVSKSLETLLDHLGGLYKFHDRPVTYLYNTLHYYEMHLRDRTNLKRKLVHAIMSSLKDNRTPGWCLSETYLKCGMNPREDNPWIPDDTYYCKLIGRLVDTMAGKSPGPFPNCDWRFNEFPNPAAHALHVTCVELMALAVPGKEVGNALLSVVLKSQPLVPRENITAWMNAIGLVITALPEPYWVVLHDRIVSVINSPALTSETEWVGYPFQLFDFTACHQSYSEMYCSYVLALAHAVWHHSSIGQLSLIPKFLSEVLKPXVKTEFQLLYVYHLVGPFLQRFQQERTRCMLE